The nucleotide window TGTGGCCAACTGGTATCAACAGTTACTAAATGGCCAGTTTTTTTGACAGATTTTGTTACTGTCTCCATGTCAAGAGGACGCAGAGTCCTCAGATTTATCACTTCACACTCAATTCCTTCTTTTgctagaagttgtgctgctttcAGTGACACACCCACCATCACTGAATAACATACAACTGTGATGTGCTGCCCAGGCCTTTCTATTTTAGCTTTACCAATGGGTATAACGAAATCTTTTGACATAGCCTCTTCAGACATTGCAAAGGATTCTccatataatatttcattttcaaggaCAGCAACAGGATCAGTGTCCCTAATTGATGTTTTTAGCAGTCCCTTAGCATCTTCACTGGAATATGGAGCAACAACTTTGATACCAGGATTATGAGAAAGGATAGTTCCAAAACACTGAGAATGTTGAGCTCCCACTCCAACAGATGGACCATTTGGCCCTCTAAACGTTATTGGTACAGAGTACATGCCTGCtgacatgtaaaaaatttttgcTGCTGAATTCAAAATTTGATCCATCGCTTGAAAACTAAAGTTCCAAGACATAAACTCACAAATAGGTCGCAAGCCAGCCAGTGCCGCACCAACTGCAAGTCCTGTGAATCCAGCCTCTGTAATTGGTGTGTCAACTATCCTTCGATCACCATATTTTTTCCACAGTCCCTTAGATATTTTATAAGCTCCATCGTACTGAGCTACTTCCTCTCCAATGAGAAAAACCCTATCATCACGTTCCAACTCCTCATCCATTGCTACATTTAAAGCATCTCGTACTGTCATTTCTTTGGTGCTTCCTGCTGATTTATTACTTAGGAATGCTCGATGTAAAAGAAGCTTGGATAGTATACTTGCTTCCCTGTAACAATAAATACTACAGTCATTAAGTATTACAGTTAAGATGAGCGAGTAAGTCAATCGGTTTCActttgtcttaaaaataattatctgaaatGTGGCATCATTTTATGATTCCAAAAGATGGACACAGTAggaacacaaaaaaagtaaacatagaaacttttgaaaatgtggtgtaataaggaaatattaaagATAGATGGGCAGTTTGTTAAGGCATAAAGGGTTAATTAATTTGGTTCTACAAGTGTAGATTGTGAAAtcagtataaaatgtaaaatcaatgtaaaatacTATAATGTATAAAGAAGGTAATCGAGAATAAGTTGTAGAAGATGGGTTGAAGCTAAAAGACTGGGAGAATAAACAGAAACCAAGAGGTGCATTGAACCTGGCCAAGAGGTGCATTGAACCTGGCCAAGAGGTAAAGACAAAAAGATTATTCCTCAGTAAAAAacttatgcatttatttattttttaaagattttcctaAAAATATAACATCACAAAATTTTCAAAGATCAGATATCAGGGAGAAttgcaaaaaatgtattatgtattttcaatACTTTAGAGTAAAATTGTTTTCTGGACTTGAAGATTGTGTTCcaaagttttcaaacattttctatGTGGTCatgttaaagttttaatttgagCTGTACTTTGAAACCCGATTAACAGAAAAGCCAAGTAGCCTTCAGTGCATCTTACTTGATTCTTAGAAATGAACTGTTCATTTTAAATCCTAAcgtccaaaatataattttacgtataACATTCACCCCTACAGAATGacagcaaattttgttttatcttaactTACTATTTTAGTTGactctgaaatataaaaattatacaaaaaattagaatCAAACAAATGTCTCttattaaatcaaacatttaagAGATTACATGCAACATTGATTTCACATCTAcaacaatttttgcaaaatatgtatgaatgaattaaGCTAGaacaaattaagattttattatgtaGATTAGATctagtcaatatatatatatagttaataatgTTGAGGTCAAGTTGAAAGCTATAAAAGCTAATCTTGCAGTATAATTTAGGATGGCGTAAATATGCAGATCCATACTGCATTAAAAGTCTTCAAAGTGGAATggatttagtttttataaaggataaaaaaaggtgaaaaaaagtgaaaaaaagtaaaaaaggtgaaaaaataaactgaaaaaaataaaactaataaaaacagtaCTGCTCTGAGAAGGATATAGCTAGTATTgtagaatttaattgaaaaaaaaatttagttgaaaatcaTAGCACAGGTGCATAGCTATTTTCAAGATTCCTATGTCAGCTTACTAGGAAAAACATATGTTTTTCTACTGACTTCAGCGAGCTGAATAAATTGTTACATATCAGCAAGCCAAGTCCATTGAAATATAATTGACAATCTTACAAGCAACATCTTTATTTTGTTCATCACAGAAACTTGGTTTGAATATTGTTACAGTTAGAGAAAATGATTCTGACTAGACTCTAGATGCATTGTTTGCAccataacaataagaaaaaaattgaaaggatAAATAATTAAGTCAATGTATTCCTTCTGAAGGAAACAGTGCATTTTATTCAATGTCTCCATTCAGTAggggatttaaatttatacatatatctcAATCAGGTTACTTGGCTAACTGtagtaatttttgtttggtttgtaaaactaaaaattcataaatataacatgTCAGTTTTTTGgacaaaaatgtattatcttaaagaatatttatataatcttaaaattaaaaaatctgattttacaAGCACTATAATAAATATGGATATTTAAAGAAATGAGGAAAAGAATCAGTCAAGctctcagaaaaataatataataactaatttaatacaaaactaagTAGATTCAGTGCTAccaaataataagaatatttaaatgtacaatttaataaataatatgcaaaGTGAACTTTGCCAGTTTAACTTtctttaacagaatattttttttaaatacctaacaGTCTATTAATGTCATGCTATAGCTAAAATAGACAATGACCACAATTTTTCCTACATAGGAGGTCTTTCTGTAGCAAGTTTCCAATCATTACATACATCAAAATAATTCACTTGGGCCaaatttatactgtaaaaaacaatttaaaaagtaaaaaaatgactgaaaaaaattcctttattgtTCAGAagcttccttttttaaatataattaactcaCTACAGGAAATCTGCTCATTGAGTGTAGCTGGAATTAGCTCTACCACAGCTTCAATACAGACACAGTTTATTCCTATTCAAAAAATTTGTGCACCTTATGAAGTGCCATTTCTGTTAATTGCATGCAAACTTCATCAGCTGAGCAAGACGTTTGTAGACAAATCACAACTTTCTCAAATCTCAAATTTCTCCAGTTTTAACTACAGACTCAGCACTTACATACAAACCCAGGACAGAGAGAAAAAGAAGCAACagagagaaaaaaagagaaagaagaagaggCAGAGATGGATTTTCGAAAGTATGTGTCAGCATCTGGAAGACCTGATGAATCAgaaatactgtatacaaaacaaaaatacattctctgAATGTATTTTTTGTCTGGAAGGAATTAATTGTGCGCATTATGGATGCAGCTGAGCAATTTAAGGACAGCCCTAAAGTATTAAAAAGAGCAAAAACTCATTACAGAAGCacgccaagaaatgtgttgaaaatggcaaacttatttttgaacatttataaactAGTACATATAAAGCACTTTGATCTAgtgtacagtttctaaataaaattcgaatttttctaacttttctttattttattcaatttatcttacaccattttgttcagaattgaaATTCTCTGCAGAATTGAAATTcccatgtaacaaagttattatatgtcaaactcaaaaaacagggttttcaccccagattactcaaaaactactgcagatatagTCTGggattattttattcgatttttcagttcaaaagccataagaaatcattaattctgtcccacgattaacatcctaaaaatttcagtacagccTCATTTCACCGTGGTAGCTAAAATCAGAGCAAACTCTTTCACTAAGCGTAACTCGCAGGCGAAGTATTTTAGTACATAAACttataaactttttctattattttcaagagtataatagttatgaaagtcccgggagaacttcgtgatatactcTATATATGCCAAAAAAACTTCTGTATATCGCAATTTTGTACATGTA belongs to Lycorma delicatula isolate Av1 chromosome 1, ASM4794821v1, whole genome shotgun sequence and includes:
- the LOC142325080 gene encoding pyruvate dehydrogenase E1 component subunit beta, mitochondrial-like isoform X1; translation: MYFFAIKRREASILSKLLLHRAFLSNKSAGSTKEMTVRDALNVAMDEELERDDRVFLIGEEVAQYDGAYKISKGLWKKYGDRRIVDTPITEAGFTGLAVGAALAGLRPICEFMSWNFSFQAMDQILNSAAKIFYMSAGMYSVPITFRGPNGPSVGVGAQHSQCFGTILSHNPGIKVVAPYSSEDAKGLLKTSIRDTDPVAVLENEILYGESFAMSEEAMSKDFVIPIGKAKIERPGQHITVVCYSVMVGVSLKAAQLLAKEGIECEVINLRTLRPLDMETVTKSVKKTGHLVTVDTSWPQCGVGENVCMRLMDTESFYYLDAPPARLTSCDVPMPYARGLEDAAVPRPQDVVFVAKRLLNFKW
- the LOC142325080 gene encoding pyruvate dehydrogenase E1 component subunit beta, mitochondrial-like isoform X2 is translated as MTVRDALNVAMDEELERDDRVFLIGEEVAQYDGAYKISKGLWKKYGDRRIVDTPITEAGFTGLAVGAALAGLRPICEFMSWNFSFQAMDQILNSAAKIFYMSAGMYSVPITFRGPNGPSVGVGAQHSQCFGTILSHNPGIKVVAPYSSEDAKGLLKTSIRDTDPVAVLENEILYGESFAMSEEAMSKDFVIPIGKAKIERPGQHITVVCYSVMVGVSLKAAQLLAKEGIECEVINLRTLRPLDMETVTKSVKKTGHLVTVDTSWPQCGVGENVCMRLMDTESFYYLDAPPARLTSCDVPMPYARGLEDAAVPRPQDVVFVAKRLLNFKW